The Heliorestis convoluta genome includes the window TACATAGCCTACGATCAAGTCTTCAAAGAGCGCTAGAATAATTTGGCCATTGGGCAAATCTGCGATTTCTGCCAGTGCTTCTATTTGCTCACTAGGAGGTCGAAAAGCACTAAGTCCTTCATCCATAGTATACTGCAAAATTTCCCCAGGGGCGTAGGGACCACCCACAGAAACTTTACCTACTTTTGTCTCCACAACACGTTCTGTTCTCGGAACTTTCAACCCGATGGTCATGGCATATCCCACCTTCGCCTTACAGTTCATATTGCAAGTGTCATAGAAAGCCTGTCGACATCGTTCGTCAAAGAAGGAAATAATAAAAGATATAGCGAAAAATTTAAGACAGTTTTATTCCATTATGGAGGAGGTGTATCTAGACTGTCCTATCGACGACTTCCTACTGATCAAGGGATGAACAGCAGTACTCCTTTTAGAAGAGTAAAAAGGCGACGCGCTATCGTCGACCCCATAAAGTTTTTGCTAAGCCTTTTATTATTTTTCTTTCTCGCTGGAACGATCGTTACTTCCCTGATATGGTCCTTTTTAACTACTTTTTCCACTGAACCAACCTACTGGTCTATCTTAAGTCGTTCCTATTATCAAAACTTGCTGTTTACATTTCTAATTGCTTTAGGAGCTACTTTTACCTTGCTCATTTTTCGAATTACTTATCAATTGGCGGCGAAACGCCCCCGACCCATCGCGGGGGCCTGTGGAGACTAAAAACTCTATTGCTTGCTCTGTTTTTGCTTTTTATGATTCAATTGACCTATCTAACCTTTAATAGTATTGATACATATCACAAGTATCTTGACACAAGGCAATCAATAACAGCAGAAGGCATTTACATTGGAAGCAGCAAGCAGAAAAAGGAAGACCATATACTTATAGATCTTAATGGAGAAGTCCGTACTTTTATAGCGCCTGCAGCGTTGAATCTACATTCTCTACAATGGAATGACCGCGTCGCTATTCAATATGGAGAAAGAACAATGATGATTGGCTCCTTGGAAAATATCACCTTTACAGCGCCTACTCTGATTCCTATTCCCGTAGATAGTAGTAATACTGATACTACAGATATTCAACAATAACAAGACAAATGTCGTCTGGTTGCGGAACCCCTTCTGCAAAAGATTGAATCTGTTGCATAATGGCCTGGGTCATCTCTTTTGCTGGTAGATGACCTAGATCTGCGACCAGTTTAAAAAAAGTGTTCAATCCGTAAAACTGTTTCTGTTTATTGACGACATCAAAAATGCCATCCGTAAAAAGAACCACTTTATCACCAGAACCTATATCGATTTCTTTGCGTTCATACTGGACTGCGTCAAAAAGACCAAGGGGAAAGCCTTCTCCGTCTAAAGGAATGGTCTCTCCACTTTTACTACGAATCAAAAGAGGGCTGGGATGGCCTGCATTGGCAAAAGTTATTTTCCCCGTTGACTGATCTATGCAGAGGAAAAAAGCAGTAACAAAAGTACCTGTAAGCTCACCATCTACCATCTTGCCAAACTGTTGATTTAATCGATCTAATACTTCGCCAGGATCGCTTACTTCTTGTGTTACAGAGCGCATCATGGTACTGATAACCATTGTAAGCATAGCCGCTGATACACCGTGACCGGAAACATCAGACACAAAGATCCCCATTTTATCTTCGCTGACTTGAATAAAATCATAAAAGTCACCGCCGATTTCAATGGTAGGATGATAGGCTACATGAAAAGAAAGCTTCTTCATCGTTGGAAATTTCATAGGTAAAAGGTGTTGTTGTACATGGCGTGCCATACGCAACTCTTCTGTTAGTATGGTATTTTTTGCTTCGATTTCCTGATAGCTTTTTTCGAGTTGGCGATATAATCTACGAATACGAAGTAAAGATTTAACACGAGTTAACAGTTCAACTCGATTAAAAGGCTTGCTGATAAAGTCATCAGCACCTGCTTCTATGCCTTTTATCCTATCTTCTACTTCATGAAGCGCTGTTACTAAGACAACAGGAATCAATTGTGTATGTGGATCCTCTTTCAGCTTTGCACACACTTCAAATCCGTTCATCCCCGGCATCATTACGTCGAGAAGGATCAGATCTGGCAGTGTCTCTTCGATAACTTCAAGAGCTTGCTCCCCATTGATGGCCGTTAAGACCTGGTAACCAGCTCGGGTCAATTGAAGTCGCATTAACTCTACATTGGTTACGACATCATCTACGACAAGGATAATAGCTCCTGTTTCATTCGTTTCATCAAGCATGTCAGATTACCCTCCTTGAACGGGGACTCCTATAGATTATATCACATGATGGCAAGAAAAACCTATACGCTACGTAACATTGACATCACCATCGCTCGCTGAGCATTTTTGAAATAAGAAAAAGAAACACTTTTTTAGTAAAAAGTGCTTCCTCTATGCTTAATACCTCATTAATACAACAGGTTTTGTTGTATCGTCTATGATTTGGAAAGTGTAGCCTTCCTGAATAAGTCCTTCTATGATAGCAGGCAATGCCTGGGGCAATGTTACTTTACCAGGTCCGTCATGAAAAAGAACGATAATAGAGTCTTTGTTCTTTGCTTGTTCTAACACTTGCTTCTCTATATAGGCAGCGGATACAAGGGGCGCCGATGTATCTCGCGCATCGATGTTCCAATCGTGAATAATATACCCACTTTCTAACAATCTTTTTACCAATGCTGGTGAAAAATTGCCTTGTGTACCACCGGGTGCACGGATGATACTTGGCCTTTGTTGTACGATTTTGTCAAGTAAATTTTCAGCTTTTTGTAAATCCTGCATAAAGGCCTCTACACTACTGTATATCTGCCTATATTGATGAGAATAAGTATGATTTCCCAAAGCATGACCTTCTGCAACGATTCTTTTTGTTGTTTCGACATGATTTTCAACTTGCCTACCAATCACAAAAAAGGTAGCAGGGATTTGATAATGTTTTAGAATATCAAGAACACGAGGCGTTATATCACTGGGGCCGTCATCAAAAGTTAGATAAGCGATTTTTTGACTCTGCTTACCTACGATTGTCTCTATTTCTTCTTGTTTACTTTTTAGTTCTTGCGATTCTTCCTTTCTTTGTTCTACAATATTCGCGTGATTGTTATCAAGTTCTTCTATGACTTTAGGGACTGTCGCTTCTTCTTGGTAAATGGAAGATGTTTTTAGAGTTTCCAGGGTTGCACTATTTTCTCGAGCTGCTGCATCGTGATAGATAAAATAGGCAGAATAGACAGAGAGGCCATAAAAAAATAGAATTAGCAATGCCATTAAACAGAATGTTTTTAGCAGTACTTTCCAGGAGTATCTATTTTGCATCAAAAAGAAAGCGACCCCCTTTTCATTCTAATAATTGTATTGTAAATGATATGGCCATAGATTTCTCATTGATAATAATTGAACATATGGTGGTTATAGGAACGAAAGAGAATAATGCACCTTTTAAATACCTTAATCTGTTGAATTATGATAAATTTTTACCTTTAAGAAGGAATCTTAACTACTCATGATGAATAAAAAAGCTTTGACCAATGAATAAAAATCTTGTACAATTCTTCAAGCGGATGTTGCTCACAGGGAGCATCGGTTCTTAGCTAATAACCACTGTGGGTTCAACCCCCGCCATCCGCACCAAAATTGGCCCTCCCTTCCTTAGAGGGCGCTGGTGGTAGGTGAAGAAATGGTACGAGTTCAGGAAAGTGGCACCTGTACTCAAAAAGGTTCGAATCCTCTTTCACCTACTACGAAGATAACCCCGCTAGGCCTAGAGCTTAGCGGGGTTCTTTCGTTTATATAAGTTTTTTCTTGATTCTGGATCCTTTTTCATTTTTGCTGCGATAATAGATAGTTAATGGCACGATTGATGAGAGTGACACCTTCTTCTCTTGTGAGAGCTCGCTGTGGATTAAAGTTTCCTTTGTCGTCGCCTTGAACAATACCACGGTCTAGAGCCTCTTGTATCTCTTTTGCAGACCAGCGGTCCATTGGCACGTCAGGAAAAGGTCCCTTAGACATGATCTCACTCTCCTTTGGTAAAGAAAGTCCAAAGTGGGTTGCAACCGCTTCAGCAATCGCTTGTGCTGCTTTTTGCTGAAAGCTTTTTTCGCGTAAAAGCTTTTCTTCCTCGGGGTTGGTGATAAAGCCAAGCTCTACAAGAACAGCAGGCATCTTAGTATGCCTGATAACGTAAAAAGAAGCTGTCTTTACACCTCTATCCAGGAGACCCAAAGCTTGCACAAGATTTTTCTGAATCAATTGTGCAAGCTTCTCTCCATTACCACCTCTCATGTAACAATATGTCTCTATTCCTCTTGCTGCTACAGCCGTTGCTGCATTACAGTGAATGCTTATAAAAACAGAAGCATCATATGCATTGGCAATTCGAACCCGTTCCTGTAAGTCTCGATTGACATCTGAGCCTAGAGCAACATCACGCTCTCTTGTCAAACGACAACTTACTATTGGTTCTAATAATGCAAAAAGAGCTTTAGAAACTGATAAGGCCACATCAGATTCTCGCAAACCAGTAGGACCAATAGCACCGGGATCGCGTCCACCGTGTCCAGGATCAATCATAACCTTCAAAACCATCACCTCAAAGACATAGTATTCACTATGCAAGGTGTTTGACTAATATTGCTTGAAGGTCTTCTGTACGAATTGGCTTGATCAAACAATCGTCCATACCGAGTTCAATACATTTACGACTTTGCTCTAGGTCATGTCCGGATATGGCGATAATTGGTGTGTATCTGCCTAAGCCTGCTTCATAAGCACGAATTTCTTTTGTTGCATCAAATCCATCAAGGATTGGCATTTCACAGTCCATAAAGATGATAGAAAAACGATTTATTTTAGCCTTTTGAAGAGCCTCATAACCATTCACAACGACAGTAAGATTGAAGTAGCCAAGTTTGTTGAGCTGCCTTTGGAAGAACAGTTGTTGCACTGGGCTATCTTCTGCGATTAAGATTGACTCTTCTTTTTGATCATACCATCTATCCATCATTTTTTCTTCTTTCTCTTAAGTTTGGTAGATAACAAAGAAAATTATGGCTATATGTTCTTGCAAAAAATATATATTCTGCAATTGCGATAGGGCAAAGCTAAGGTAAGCTTTACTTTACTTTACTTAACTTTACTTTGCTTTAAATGCGATGGCACCCGATTGACAACAGTCTACACAAGCTTCACAAGAACGACAAAGGTCCCCTAGAACTTGAATAGATTCTCCAATTTTCATAAAAGCGCCAAAAGGACAGCTATTTAAGCAAACTCCACATTCAGAACAAAGATTCTTTACGATAAAAGCCTCGATGGACAATTATCATTCCTCCTTATGCAAACTTTCTTGCCAGCGTCTTTTTAAAGCACTAAAGCGACTGCTATCTTCATTATTCGTAACGGCATGGGCAAGGGCATCTTGTTCCCCAATTAAAATGACTTTATCACGAGCTCTTGTTACTGCTGTATAAAGTAAGTTGCGACGCAACATTCTTCGGTGATGCATTGTTAATGGCATTACTACAACAGGGTATTCGCTTCCTTGGGCTTTGTGTACTGTCGTTGTATAAGCCAAAGTAAGTTGATCCCATTCTGAACGAACATAGGAAACAGAATCGTCAAATTGTACAACAATCTTATCTTCGTCACTTTCTCCCTCGCTATGCAAGAGAATTTCTGTGATAAAGCCTACATCACCATTAAATATTTCTTTCTCATAATCATTTTTCAACTGCATTACTTTATCACCGGTACGAAAGCTATAAAAACCTGTCTGCAGCTCCTTTTTCCCAGGCAATAAAGGGTTCAGCCGTTCTTGCATTGCCTTATTCAAGTTCCATACACCTACATCAGTATAACGCATCGGTGCTATGACTTGAATATCTTCTAAACTGTAACCGGCTCTTTCAATGGCTCTTTGAACAGTCTCCAGCAAAGCATCTCGACAGTCTTGCAAACGCCATCGTTGAATAAAAATAAATTCTTTTTTTCCTGTAATATCAGGTAAAATCCCTTCATTGATGCGATGGGCATTCCTGACGATGTCAGAGCTATCTTCCTGGCGAAAAACATATTGCAACCTGATGATAGCTCCCATAGACTGTTCAATGATGTCTTTTAAGACTTGCCCTGGACCAATCGAGGGAAGTTGATCCTGATCGCCCACAAGTACCAACTTGGTATTTTTCTTCATGGCATTGAGGAGTGTAGCCATCATTTGTATATCAACCATAGAAACTTCATCTACAATGACCACGTCAGCTTGTAGTGCTTCTGTTTCACAAGAGAAGTATTCTTTTTCTCTACCTGTTAGTCCAAGAACTTTATGGATCGTAAAAGCAGGATATCCTGTTGTTTCTGCCATTCTTTTGGCTGCGCGACCCGTTGGTGCACATAGTGTAATTTTAGCGTTGGGCGTTGCTCGATTAACCAAGGCAATCAAGCCTTTAACAATGGTAGTTTTTCCTGTTCCAGGGCCACCTGTGATTACAGTAAGCCCCCTCTGGGCCAATGCAAAGAAAGCTTGCTTTTGTTCATCTGCATAGGCAATACCAAAGTCTTCTTCCATCGTTTGAATGACTTTTTCTACATTAACATTCCAGGTAAAATTATGTTGATTGATTGCAATAAGATGACGTACCACTTCTTGTTCCGCCCAAAATAGTTCCGGTAGATAGCATCCCTGGGCGTAATAGTTTATTTTTCCTTCTGAAATAACTTGTAGCAGTTCTTCGCTTAGTTCTTTTTCTCCTGGCACCTCTTGATAATGATTTGACCTTTCCAATCTTTCTTTTACTCGTCGAATCAAGATAGAGCTCGGCAAAAATACATGGCCCTCCTCTTTGCCATCTTTTAAGCAATAGATGAAAGCCGCTTCTATGCGTCTCCTATCACTGCCTTGCAACTGAAGCTTTTGAGCGATGCTATCAGACTTCTCAAAAGGTACATCACGTAAGTCAAGGCATAAGCAATAAGGATTATCTTCGATGGTTGCTACGCTCTTTCTTCCGTATTGACGAAATATTTTGTAGACGAGTTCGCTCTCTATGCCATATTCAGTCAGGGTGATAAGAAGATTCTCTTCATAATCAAAATCTTGATACGCTTCTATGATAGCATCGACTTCTTCGTCCTGTAGATCCGATAAGCTACGTAGCCTTTCTGGTTCATCTCGAAGTATTTCTAGAATATCTGTCCCAAATGCATTTATCAGGCTTTTAACCTTTTTCTTTTCCATTCCTTTTAAGAGGGAGCTAGATAGAAACTTCTCCATTCCTTGGGATGTTGTTGGAGGTACAAGCTTATAAGTAGAAAGCCGAAGTTGCTTCCCAAATTTTGGGTGTTCCACCCATTCACCTTCTAGTGTATAGGTTAAGCCAACTTGTGGAGATATGAGATGGCCGATCACCGTTATCTTTTCTTTTTTGCTTTTAAAAAGTGCTACCATATAAGATTCTTGATGAAAGAGAATTCGAATTAATTGTCCTTCTAGTTGTACCATTGTTGCTGACCGCCTTTTATGACTCAGTGCCTCTTACTTGTTGCTGCACTCATCATATATTTCGTCACAATTGGCTATTCCCCTTCCTTTTCTGCTTGTACCTTTTGCATTGACTTTTATTACTTTGAGAAAGAGAAAAAGCTCGGAACTTATTCCGAGCTTTTATATGCTTTTTCGGGGGGAAGCCCCCGGGGAAGGGGCTTCCAGAGGAGAAACATAGGGGAACAAAAGGGGGTAAATCCCCTACAATCCTATTTTCGCCTTTGTTTACACAAACTATACATCCATATATTGAATATATTAAAAACCAATTTCAATGAAATAATCGAAGGAACATTCACGAAGTTTGTCGTTATATGGCTTCTTGATAGTAGTTGCCTAGTTGGCCATTTTTGATATCGACTTGTACTTGGTGGTATTGATCAATGGTACCGATATCACGCCAATAGCCTTTAACAGGTAATCCAAAGAAAGGAAGCTTCTTTCTCATGAGACTGGGGAAAAGTTCTTTGGAAAAATCATAGAAGCCGTCAGGAATGTGCGAAAAAACTTCTGGTTCTAGTGCATAAATACCTGTATTAACTGTATTGGAAAATATTTCTTCTTTTTTAGGCTTTTCGATAAAGCGATTGATCTGCCCCTGATCGTCTGTTATGACAATGCCAAACTGGGTTGGATCATCAACTTGCGTAAGGGCCATGGTCGCTAAAGAATTGCGTTCTTGGTGGAACTCAATTACTTTGCCCAGATGAATATCGGTGATACCATCACCGCTGATGACGAGGAAAGTTTCATCTAAAAAGTCTTGGGCTTGCTTTACGGACCCTGCTGTTCCAAGTGGTTCTGTTTCAACAAAGTAACTGAATCGAACACCAAAACGAGAACCATCACCAAAATAATTCTTAATCATTTTAGGGTGATAATGGAGTGTTACAGCAATATCTGTAATACCATGTTTTTTTAGTAACATGACAGCATACTCCATTGCGGGTCTACCATGAATAGGGACCATTGGCTTGGGCATATTGTCCGTTAAAGGTCTCAATCTCGTTCCTAATCCACCGGCCATGATGACTGCTTTCATTTTAATACCCTCCTAAGAATATATCATTTATTTTTTATCTTTATGCCCAACAATGCTGTCAATAAAAAAGTCGAAATTGTACTTGTGGTATCTTAATTATACCAATTGCAGGTTCTTATTTCCACCTTGAATGTGATTTTTCTAGAAAGGAATGGTTATCTTTTTGTAAACATAACAGAGTACGAGTAAATTTCTTGAATCCCAATTAGATTAACACAAAAACGGTCAATTGGTATTTTGTGGTGGAGTCAGGCGTTTATGAAAACTTGTTAGCATGTTATCCTTTCCTGTTTTTGCAATGCTTTTTTATTATATTCCTATATCTGGTATATTAGAACTTTTTTCTCTGATACCATATTTTTTCTAACTCGCTTTCATAGTATTCAAATCTCTGTCCCTTTTTTCAGCTCATTTTTATTTCTTACCTGGGAAGGCTATGGTCTATGGAGGTGAAGGATATGTACTACCGCTCTAGCCCTTACAAAGCTTGTAAACACAGCAGTTACATGCCTTTTGTTGCTGTTGGTATGCTTGCTTTAACTGCTTGGTACTTGCGGGAAGTGCAAACCATGACGAGTGCTGTTGTGGATATTCGCAATGGGTTGCGTCGTCGCTAAAAGAACCTCCAAGAAAAAAGAAGCCACCCCTTATCTTTATGGGGGTGGCTTCTTTGCCGACTCCAGTTGAAAAACGGAACACCCAAAATTATTCATTAATTGCTTCTAAGCGCATCGATAAAGAGATCCTATTACGACCTACATCAACATCAAGGACACGCACAGTTACAGGATCGCCTACTGCTACAACTTCAAAAGGATGTTTGACGTAGCGATTGGCCAAAGCCGATATGTGAATAAGTCCGTCTTGCTTGACACCGATATCAACGAAAGCGCCAAAATCAACGACATTGCTTACTGTTCCCGATAAAACCATGCCTGGTCGTAAATCTTTCATTTCCAAGACATCCCGTCGAAAAGATGGCTTGGGCAACTCATCTCTAGGGTCACGACCAGGCCTTGATAAGGCTTCTATTATATCTCGTAAAGTAGGTAAGCCAACTTGTAATTTTGCTGCGGTCTCATCCAAATTAAGAGAAGATAGTTTATTTCTTATTCTTTCTAAGTCAGCTTTGTTTTGTAAGCTTTTTTTGTTTTCTTCTAATAAGACGATGAGTTGCTCTGCTATATGATAGGCTTCAGGGTGAATCGGTGTGTTTTCCAAGGGGTCATCTGCACCAGGAAGTCGGACAAAGCCTGCGCATTGTGTAAAAGTAGCCGATCCTAGACGGGATACTTTTAACAGATCTTTCCGCTTCTTAAAAGGCCCCTTTTCTTCTCGATAAGCTACAATGCTTTTGGCCATAGCTGGCTTGATGCCTGCTACATAGGATAACAGAGAAGGCGAAGCTGTATTGATATCAACGCCTACAGAATTTACACAATCTTCAACAACGCCTGACAAGGATTGATAAAGTCGTTTGCTATTGACATCATGCTGATATTGCCCCACACCAATGGAGGGTGGATCTATTTTAACCAGCTCTGCCAGTGGATCTTGTAATCTTCTCGCAATTGATATGGCACTACGCATGGCCACATCTAGGTTTGGAAATTCTTCTCCTGCTAGTGCTGATGCCGAATAGACAGAGGCACCGGCTTCTGAAATGATGGTGTATTGAACTTTTTGATCTATCTCCTGGATTACTTGCGCTATCAGCTTTTCGCTTTCTCTACTTGCGGTTCCATTACCGATAGCAATAATCTGAACGTTATATTGGTTAATCAAGCCTTTCAGTACATCAATTGCTTCTGACCAATGACCCTGTGGTTTATGGGGATAGATCGTCTGTACAGCCAGTACTTTACCAATGCCATCAATAATAGCTAACTTGCATCCTGTACGATAGCCGGGATCAAGACCCATAATAATCTGTTGACCAACAGGACGTTGAAGTAAAAGAGGTGAGAGATTGGCAGCAAATACTCTTATCGCTTGTTCTTCCGCTTTTTCAGTTAGTTCTGAACGAAGTTCTCGTTCTATAGAAGGCCGGATTAATCGCTTGTAGCTGTCTTGAATTGCTTTGACAAGGGCTTTGGCTGTCTCTGTCTTTTCTTTCTTAATCCATTTGCGATAGAGACCTTCCATAATCTCTTCATCAGGTCCTTCTATTTTTACAAGTAAAGCTTTTTCTCGTTCGCCTCGATTTATTGCTAAAATGCGATGAGCCGGAATGGTTTTAATTCTCTCACTAAACTGGTAGTACATTTCATAAGGGCTCTTCTCTTGCGGCTTTGTGGCTGCTACAACGAGGATGGCTTCTCTTCGCAGATATTGCCGAACCCACTGACGACTTTTGGCATCATCTGATATCTCTTCTGCAATGATATCAAGAGCGCCGACTAAAACAGCAGGGGCGTCTGGAAGTTCTTTTTCCAAGTTGACATATTCCCTAGCTACTTGTAATATGTCGCCTTCTATTTCTTGCTTTTTAATTCGATCAGCGAAAGGCGCAAGACCCTTTTCCCGAGCTACAGAAGCCCGTGTCTTTCTTTTTGGTCGGAAAGGTAGGTAAAGGTCTTCTACTTCCGATAAAGTCTGTGCTTTCCGAAGCCCTTCTAGCCAGGGCTCTTTCACTTTATCCATCTCTTTGACGAGACGATAGACTTCTGCTTTTCTTTTATCAAGATTTCGTAGGTACTCTAAACGCTCTGCCAATTGGCGTAGTTCTACTTCATTCATTTCACCGGTCCGCTCTTTTCGATAGCGGGCCACAAAAGGAATGGTATTGCCTTCATCAAAGAGTTCAATGGCCCCTTGAATTCTAGACTCTGCTAAATTTAATTCTTGAGCAAGTCTAGGTATAAGGGGACTTTCCCAGGGATTAAAAGAGGTCATTAATTTTCTCACCTACCCAATGGTCGGGGTAGCAGGATTTGAACCTGCGACCTTTCGCTCCCGAAGCGAACGCTCTACCAAGCTGAGCCACACCCCGAGTAGCTGCAATACTAGCACAGCTTTTTTTTATTGTAAATTACCATTTGTTAAATTTTAAATTTTTCCACTTCTTCTTTTAATTGCTGCGACATACCTGTTAACTCCTGGGCATTCGCGGCCACTTCTTGACAAGACGCTGTCTGTTGCTGGCTTTTTCCTTGAATCATTTCAATATTTTTGGCTGTTACTTGAGCAACTTTTGCTATTGTGTCAGCTTTTTCTTTAAGTACCTTGCCTGTACTCAGCAATTCTTTTGTTTCTTTTTCTAAAGAACTTACCTCATCTAGTACAGTCTTTGTCACCCCTTGAATGGCTTGAAACACTTCACCGGTACTACGGATTTTAACTACGCCTTCTTCTACTTGTTGCGCATTGTTGGTCATAACGTAATTGGCTCGATCGCTTTCACTTTGAATTTCTCGGATTAATTCTGTGATTTTCTCTGTTGCTTCTGAAGATTGACTTGCTAGATGACGTACTTCATCAGCAACGACAGCAAAACCACGACCTTGTTCACCAGCACGCGCTGCTTCTATCGCTGCATTTAAAGCTAGTAAATTGGTCTGCTTGGCAATATTGGTGATTAATTGGATAATTTCTTCAATAGATTTATTTTTATCGTTTAAGTTGCGAATCGTTTCTAAGCCTGTCTGGGCTGAGACTTTGACTTCAGCCATGGTCTCGATGCCCTCTTCTAGTTTCTTATAGCCTTCTAAAGTAAAATGAGCCGCTTCTTTTACAGAGGCCATCATTTCATCTAAGGAAAGAGTTAATTTGTTGGCAATCTCCCCAATCTGTTGACTGGCTTGATAGTTCTCCTGGGAAGCCTCTGTTAATTGAAGACCCTCCTGGGAGATGTTGTCCATTGTTGCTGCAATCTCTTCTGCTGCATGACCCGTTGCTTGCGAGTTCTGCCGCAGTATTTCAGAGAATCCATGGAGTTCTTGGCTGGTTGCATGAATCGTCCCCATAATGCGCCTTAATTCACTAATCATAATATTATAGGCTTGTACCATTTGGCCAATTTCATCTTGTGAAGGGGTCTCCTGGGCACTTGTCGGTCGAAGATCTCTATTTTCTGTAGCTTGGGTCATATAAGTTGATAGCTTTACAATGGAAGATACAATCGTCTGACGTAAAATTATGATCCACGCTGAAGTACCTATAAAGCCAAGTATAAGCAATATTATGATAGTTTCTGTCAATACTTGATTCAGAAAGACTTGATCAACTAGAGGTGCAAAGCGATATAGTATAAGGCCAAAAGAAACGACAAATATAGGAAGGACAACGCTTACGGTGAGTGCAACAAGCTTCAGTAAAATGCTACGAGCAATGAAATTCATCTGTCCTACCCCCTTTGCTCTATCCCGTAGTGTCCTCGTTTTACTGACCTAACCGGCTAAAATGTTGTTGTCTACTCCAAAGAAGTTTTCCCACATTGTATAAGCCATTCCCTCCTCTTCTTCTCCGTCAATAAGTCGACAAGGCAAAGGGCAGCGCTGTTGTACACCTTGAAGAAAATATTCAAATTGATCGACCGGAAAATCTTTAGCCTGTCGTG containing:
- a CDS encoding Tex family protein, with product MTSFNPWESPLIPRLAQELNLAESRIQGAIELFDEGNTIPFVARYRKERTGEMNEVELRQLAERLEYLRNLDKRKAEVYRLVKEMDKVKEPWLEGLRKAQTLSEVEDLYLPFRPKRKTRASVAREKGLAPFADRIKKQEIEGDILQVAREYVNLEKELPDAPAVLVGALDIIAEEISDDAKSRQWVRQYLRREAILVVAATKPQEKSPYEMYYQFSERIKTIPAHRILAINRGEREKALLVKIEGPDEEIMEGLYRKWIKKEKTETAKALVKAIQDSYKRLIRPSIERELRSELTEKAEEQAIRVFAANLSPLLLQRPVGQQIIMGLDPGYRTGCKLAIIDGIGKVLAVQTIYPHKPQGHWSEAIDVLKGLINQYNVQIIAIGNGTASRESEKLIAQVIQEIDQKVQYTIISEAGASVYSASALAGEEFPNLDVAMRSAISIARRLQDPLAELVKIDPPSIGVGQYQHDVNSKRLYQSLSGVVEDCVNSVGVDINTASPSLLSYVAGIKPAMAKSIVAYREEKGPFKKRKDLLKVSRLGSATFTQCAGFVRLPGADDPLENTPIHPEAYHIAEQLIVLLEENKKSLQNKADLERIRNKLSSLNLDETAAKLQVGLPTLRDIIEALSRPGRDPRDELPKPSFRRDVLEMKDLRPGMVLSGTVSNVVDFGAFVDIGVKQDGLIHISALANRYVKHPFEVVAVGDPVTVRVLDVDVGRNRISLSMRLEAINE
- a CDS encoding methyl-accepting chemotaxis protein; translated protein: MNFIARSILLKLVALTVSVVLPIFVVSFGLILYRFAPLVDQVFLNQVLTETIIILLILGFIGTSAWIIILRQTIVSSIVKLSTYMTQATENRDLRPTSAQETPSQDEIGQMVQAYNIMISELRRIMGTIHATSQELHGFSEILRQNSQATGHAAEEIAATMDNISQEGLQLTEASQENYQASQQIGEIANKLTLSLDEMMASVKEAAHFTLEGYKKLEEGIETMAEVKVSAQTGLETIRNLNDKNKSIEEIIQLITNIAKQTNLLALNAAIEAARAGEQGRGFAVVADEVRHLASQSSEATEKITELIREIQSESDRANYVMTNNAQQVEEGVVKIRSTGEVFQAIQGVTKTVLDEVSSLEKETKELLSTGKVLKEKADTIAKVAQVTAKNIEMIQGKSQQQTASCQEVAANAQELTGMSQQLKEEVEKFKI